The stretch of DNA CACACTTTATACATTGAAAAAGGAGGTTTGGCTCCCTGTTGAACCTCTTTAAATGTTGCTTGGATTCATTTGGGAAGCATCCTCAAGAGCAGAGCCTGTTCTGCTGAACATTGTTACAATAAGACACTCTAATCTCCTTTGACGTGTTTCACGttgaattttcatttcaatAGTTTCATCAGCTTTCATTATATTTAGCAGCCTCTCATGAAACGACTTTCAAGTCGCATCTTACGAATTCTAATAATTCTCTTGTGACGATATTCAGAAATCTATACCCTTCAATATAAAAAGGGACTGAGGTTACATTTGAAGCTCGACTCTTTTGATATGGAAAAAACTAATAGCATCAAAAGAAACCATCATTTGGCTtgacttgagtttttttttgttattaattgAGTTAAAGTGATTTATAACCGCATTAAAACTCCTCCCTGCTTTGCGATGGCATCAACAAGATGTAAAGAATTCCCGACAGGATCGACTCTCCTGGGAGGTGTGTCTCAACATGTTTAGAAAAAGCCTGTGTTGTCGTCTAATTAGACTAAGAGGAATACCTGCACACTCTCTTTACTTTGAATGGCAGCTATTCCTTTCATCCCTCTCATGTCATTATCCATACTTACACTGAGGTACGGTAAACGCACGAAAGAATGTGTGTATAGGGAAGAAAAATCCACGGCCATTACATTTATCCTTGTAAATAATATgccattaaaatcaaattactTCTTCAGCACCTAGTTAAAGATATAAatcctcatacacacacactcacaatgaaCACCTCAGAAATGCCTCACCTCTCGACTGTATTGTGATGTGTGGAGCCCTGGGAACCTCCAACTGCATATATGCAGCCGTCCACCACGCCCACCCCGACCCTGTTCCTGGGGATGTTGAGGGAGGCTCGCTGGCTCCACTGGTTGGTCATCGGGTTGTAGCAGCACAGCACGCTGGactctgtgttgttttgaagCGACAGGTTCCTGCCTCCAACCTGGTTTCACAAAAAGAGGGATTAGAAAAGAGATTATTAAAAGTAGGTTATATGATTGCACTGGTAAATATCAACTGTACACAGAAACGTGCCTCTGTCTTGTACCGTATTGCATCATAACATGATTGAGTTATAATGTACTGCATCATTTCCCGTTTTCAAGtgttttatgacatttcatTGGTGGAAAGACATGAGTGGTGCAACTTACAGTGTAGAGCAGTCCAAACAGCGCACAGGCTCCCAGACCGCTGCACGGAGACCCCATGTCAGCCAGTTTTAGCCAGACGTTGTTCCTGGGGTCATAAGCCTCCATGGAGGCCAGTGAATGCTGCTGGTAACTGAACAGAGACAAGGAAATGGTGAGTGGGTGgtttactgtaaatgttctCTTGTTTTTAGATGCATTGTTTAAAAAGTATGCATACTGTAAGCACTCAGCGGAGAAAGACCCTGAGGAACAGACCGATaagttaacatgctgatgtatgTGTGCACTTTATTCTAAACTTAGGAGCAGAGATTGGTTCATATGAAGATGAACATGCTGCACATACTTTTTGATTCTGTGCTTTTACACCAGACTTATAGCAAAAATGATGTAAATTAAGGATTCTATCACAATCCAAACGCTTTCTAGTCAAATGATTGCACAAAAAACATTCCCACCTGTGTTTTATGACAGAGGTCAACCTACAGTTTGCCACTTTAAATAAAAGGCTTAGCAAACAGCAGGGTGCACATAGGAACCCAAAAAGCATGGCACCACTGCATGGAAGAGAGAGTAGATGACCACTGGGTGGCAGACTGAAGCGCTTTCTGGATCTGTGATGTACTTTGCATCcaacatgaaaaaagaaatacatggCAAGCTGCTGCCAGATGTTGACAACTATACTGTGAGCACAGTCATTCATTAACAGACACGTCATAAAGTGGAATCAATGAAGTCACGAGCATGAAGTGTTGTTTCATAATGTTTCTGATTATCAGTATCAGATATAGGAACCAAAGTGTTTGCTATGGCCAACAGGTTATCTGACACCAAGTGTGAGACAATAATACATCACAGACCAGACAGTGTTGTTGAGGAAATGATATGAGACAACTACCCGCCGGCCACATAGATGAGCTGAGTTCCACGGTTAGGTGCAGGAGGCAGCTTCCTTAGTGTCATATCCTGGAAGATTTTAGACAGGAAGTCCTTACAGGAATTGGCCTGGAGTTgtaagaaaagacagaaaattaaaacttGTAAAGAGTTTCTCTCTGGCTTTTTTCTCATCTGTCTATTCAACTCCATAGCAAGAAAACATAAAGCAAGCCTGCAGTTTACCTTGCTGAGGATAGGGCAGGACAAGAGCTGGTTCTTTAGGAACTTAGGAGGCAGCGCGTAGATATGAACTGCATTCAGGAGGGCATGTAGGTACTGAGCTCTACCTTCCATGTCCCAGCGGACCCAGTCTGTACAGGCCTTATACACCTGGCAAGGATTTAATTAGACATATAGGTGGGTTGTTAAGTACATCTAGATACACACCGGGCTTCAACAACCAAAAGAAAATGAtagtaaaaagcacaatgtaTGAGTTGAAAATCGCAGAGCACACAGTAATTACAAAATGTTCCTTACATCCCTACCAGATCATTTTGAATTGGTTATTTTACTATCACATACCTCAGACTCACAGAGCACCTTTAGGCTGTCCTGACTGATGAGATCAAGCAGCTGGCAGTGAGAGAGGCTGAAGAACTCATCTTCTTTAGTCACCTAGGACAGACACAAGAGCATGGTCAGATGAAGGcatactgactgactgaatattcccattttacagattttatgTTCTTATGCGCATATCTTTTCAAGTTTAAGTATTATCCAGTGTGAATCAAGGAGTTGACAGGTAAGCATTAGAGGCAGAAATTATAGACGTGACACAGTCAGAGAGCAATCACACTCTCACAAAGGTGGTTTTAATCACTTCTAAAAAAGAGGCAGGAATGGAGAGAAAATGTCAAACCTACTGACAAAAAATAAGCATAATGTACTGGTACTATGATGCAACCCAAGTGGAAACTTTGACCTTGGCTCAGTTTAAGAATTTATACTGCAGTTGTACTGTTCCCACAATTACCATACCACATAAGCACAGCATGTAATATGACTTATTCAGTATTGAGGATACACATACCAACCAATGAGCCACGCCGCTAATTCGTGACTAATCAGCCATAGATAAAAAATGCACATAATCAGCAATGTTCTGTGAGCTACTACCTTCTACATGCAGCCTATGTAGGGCCAATCAACATCTGTAAGAGctaaagacagaatgaaaagtGCTACAGCTTGACTGCTGACCCCATGCCTGTCGGGGGGCTTTGGTTCAGGCAGAGATGGCCTCACAGTTTGACATCAGTGCTGCGCTGGGAGCACTGAGGAGCCGAGGTTGATGGAGAGCAGACTGGCAGCAagtgaaagcaaagcaaaagtTCAGGAGAACTCATTCTAGATCAATGATGCCTGATCTGGTGGAGAAAAAGGTGTGTCGCAAGTAAATGACCTATGTACATTTTATACTTGAATAAATGCTTTATTCTTTAGGGATCATAAACTTGCCGATTCTCTTTTATTTCAATTAGACTAAACTGTGCAGCTGTCAGCCAGGGGGGCACAACGCGCTGCCCCAAGCACTTCTCATGGGGCTCTGACCAGAGCAGTGGGGCCCTTCAATGATGAAATGGATAACTGGAAAGCAACCAAATGCGTGCAGCATTGCGCAAGAACAACCAAAGAGTCCCAGTCCTGGAGCTCTCTCAGGGTGACACATCCTCCTGCATGGGACTGTCACTGATTATGTTGAACATCACTTCAACATCTTCAGTggtttcctcctttttctcatgtGGAAATTACATTGCAGGAGTGTGTCAAGGCAAAAAACAATTAACCCAATCTGAATATATTTCAAAAGGGAAAATTGTGTGCTCGTGCTCTCTGCATTTGCGCCTCACCTCGTTGAAATGTGTGTTGATATACTCTCGGCTCTGCTGGTGCAGCTCCGTGCAGCCGATCTCCTCTGCAAAGCGTGCAATGCCGATGACATTAGCAGGCTCCAGGTGGTTAGTGAGGAAATCGCAGCATGCCTTAGCAACGTCCTCCATCTGATACCTAGCGGAGAAGAAAAATTTACTACTTCACGTATATTCACttacaatattattttaatgcatttaactGGTACATCCTGACAGATAAAAAGTGTCAGAATAAAGGCAAACCTGTGTCTATTTCAGATTTCAACTCTTTTCAGTGACTCAGTGTTATCTTTTTATCCACGGTGTGTTGCTGCTTAAATACTCGATGTTTACCTCATTGCAGCCAAAAGAACGTGCAGCACACACTTCTCCCCCACAGTGATGTTGGAGGTGTAGGCAAAGTCAATAAGTCTTCCCACCACCTGGGGGCAGACATCACGCAGGGTGACCTCCGAGGCACGGCACTCTTTGAAGCTGCTGGTGAACATGGCTCTGAAGTAGGGGCTACAGGAGGCCAGTACCACCTTGTGCACctggataaaaaaaagtttttgataCACTGCACTGAGGTTgataaaataaaccaaaactttatttatttcactcttCTATCTTTCACTGCGCCGCCGCTTGCAGGATTGCAACAAAAATTCCCCTGCAGCCAAACAAGCATTTTCCACcattgtaaaactgtaaaatagaCCTTTTAAATTTGTTGACAGAACACCTCCAGCTATAAACATGGTCAATCATTACTCTTTGTACTGCATCTTTTTAAATCATGGGAGTATCATCTCTCTAAAACTATTCCAAAGCctagaaaagtgtttttttttttattttataataaatataaatgcatgATTGCAACAACGCAAATGTTGTGACTGTTTAATTTAGAGGGTGTCTCACCTTGAAGTCCACCGTCCGGTCCTTATACGCGACATGCAGCACCAGGTCACACAACATCTCCTGCCGTCTGAATTCCTCCATGACCTTTAAAGATCTGGAAGCGTGGGTCTCTACCGTGTAGTCAAGATACCCCGATCCATGCATGGAGGGAACCGCGATGGCCGAGAAATCCGTGCCGCGCGTGAGGCGTTTCTTCCTCATGGGGCAATGCATtctgggagagaggaagagaagtaCTCCAGATACTTTGTGAGCGATTACCTGTTCAGCCTTACAGTCTTCTACAGTTCAAAGCTTTTAGTTCTTATCCCATTGGGGTCAGACTGTCAACAGAGAAAATTCCCTTAGTCTTTCATTGATGTAAAGGCTCCCATGAGCAGATGTCCTTAGTTCCTCCATTTTGCCTAAAAATCGAATCGAATCAGTAAGTAGACATCTCCCTGGAAATTAGGGGTGTGGGCAGTGAAATGGTTCTTTCCATTGGTGATCCCGGCCACAGCCAGCAGGCAGAGCAAGCAGTCCAGAGAAAAGTTCAGTTGCTACATGAAATACGTTTAGCTCATACGTGTCTCTGCATAGATGCGGTGGGTAAACAAACTTGCACACTGGTTCCTCCTCCACAGATCCAGGCTCCAACATGACTGACAGCCTTTGAATGAGGATGAGACAGTTTCCAAGTCAAACCATGATCATTAACTTGCTCTTGGTCCAGATTTGACaggtttcagtgttttgaaAGTAATCCATTCTGACATTTCAGAGACTCCTCTGCAATTCAGTGCTCCACAGGAAAAGGAGAAGTGGTTGTCAAATGCATGTAACTGCACAATCAGACGAATCCTGGCAGGGATTCCTCTAACCCTGTCTGTTGAGAAGCTTATCCTGCAAAaacgagaaaaaaaaccaatgaGCTTCTAGTGGTTTGAAAAGAAGCTAATGGAACAATGTAAATGTGTTAGTTTTcccttgtgtgtctctgtgggggtGTGCGAGTGTCACACACTCAAGGTTTCACTTCCTTGCAGCTAAAATAGAAAAGACGTATTCACTTGAACTGCCTTACACCACCGTTTACGGCCAAGGCCTCTGTGTTTTTAGCTTGGTTTATTCAGAAAAAGATTTTATTCAACAACTTCACAAGTAAAATAACCTCATATTCAGTCTGAAAAGGGCTAATCTGGAATCAATGCGCCAATCTACCATTTTTATCTTCTTGATTTCTAAAGAGCCATTTAAAATAGAGAAGCTAGGGGCCTTAATATGAGGAGCAAATAAGATATAGAAAAGCTTACCCCTATAGACTGAGATCTGACAAAATGGTATCTATTCTAACAATGTTGACACTTGGAAAAATGCCCTACTATGTTTTTAATACGCTCAGTGGACAGGTTATATGTTTGTAAGATTTACTCCGAtaagcaaaacaaatgttatcAATACAAGATCACAGGAGAGCCGCAACAACTAATGGTTTAGTCTACCGAAAGACAATCAATGTGCAACTATATTAATAATCtatttaagcaaaaatgccaaacatttcatGGTACCAAGTCATCAAATCTGAGAATTTGCTGTTTGTCGTGGGCTTATAATATagtaaattttatattttgggtTTTGTATTACGAGTCGGACAAAATGCCGCAGCAGTACTTACTGTGTGTGATGGACGACTGTTGGATGTTTTAGAGATCaaacaattaattgagaaaataactgaCAGGTTGAGCTGGTTCAGTCCTTCAACAACAAGTTTGATAAGTGGCCTGTTGGCATCGGCTAAAACCTTTTCCTTCCTCGCTTCTTCAACAAGCTCAGCAGGAACAGGAGACGGTTAACAGTCACACGCAAAGACTGTGATTCACAGAGGAGTGACTGAGATTCTGCCAACAGCTGATAAAACTatatgaaacacacatttaaactaTTTAGAGAAGCACAAGTTATGAATGAATTCCTACCAGACGCCAGAGGCTGTCGCTGACCAAACACTCCACTGTTTCcctaaaacacactcactcctgtttttctctttattctcaCAGCAAGTAGAAATAACCCCTCCCTTACGTTGGAGCAGACTAGTGTCATCCTCCTGTTAACTGGAACCTGTTTGACTGTCCATTCTCAAATAGTAAAGGAGACAACTTTGATGTAATAGGAGAGCAGTGAATTAAGAGCACACAACCTTTCTGCATTCATCGTCGATAATCCTAAAATTGGAAAAATGTAAGTAACGAACAGTTATTTAAAGGATCTTCGCGATGCCCTCAGGTATAGGAGTTTAACATAATTACTGTACATGGGTGTAAATGGTGTACCTGTGTCTAATGAAACACTAATTAAGAGTCTCATTAGATTGTTGTCAATTAATAAGCCCCTCAAGTACAAGAGGAACACCCTCAGCATTTAGCACATGTCAACTAATAACTAGAGTCTGACTGATACTCTGAGATCGCTATCAATACAATTGagagtgagggaaaaaaaaaaagaaagagatatcagctgatctttgtttttgGAAAGAGCAGTTTGACATTTGAGGAAACAGGCgcattcactttcttgccaagagcATAAAGACgaggagcagcaggaaacagcCACAGCTGGAAATACGCTCCTCCGAAGATACACATAAACACCTCTGTGAACCGCAGGTCGCAGGAGCTCGCAGAAGAGCTTACACACCCCCGTGCCGCATCTACCAAACCCAAATGTCAAGTAGGTTGATTCAACATGTTGAACGACCCCGGCGCATGCTCGCCTACGTGCTGCCTGGAGAAAAATAATTCAGCTTGTCCTGTCCAAGTTTAACACAATCCACCTACGGCGAACACACTATATCACATTAGTTTAATCtacacaaaaaacaaagtgttaaaaaaagGGAATATATTTTGGTGggtagaaatgaaatgaaatttggaCAGAGCCAGCTGGCTGTTTGTCCCTGCTTACAGTCTtaatgttaagctaagctaaccagctccTGGATTGATTTTCTCTTCTCAGGTTCAATAGGAAAGCGAATAAGCTGTTCCtttaacataaacacataacatATTTGATAAAGAGCCCTAAATTTGCTTATCAAGGAATTGTGAACATCACACAGTATGTACCGACTAACAGGTTTTGTACTGCAGGTCAACCTTCActttgatgaataaatgaatttaaCTCCATCTACAGGCCTCAGTTGTCCTTATTGGCTGTCCCTTATAGCATGAGGGTAGACAACGTGTCTCTGACCAAGACCGGACAGACCAAGTATGACAGCTTAAACAGTTTTTCTACCACAACACTTTTGCAAGTCTGTGCTGCAACTGTACTCAGCTGTAATATCGCTGCGACTGATGTTGCCGTTACAGGTTACAGATTaacaaatatcaaaaatatctctcattctcttccttttatttcttatttatacTTCCtaagtttggattttttttttacactgaattCAAAATTGCAATGCTTGAGAATTACATACAAATTCCTGAAATATAGGGTGTTTGACATTTGACTTGTAGCATGTTTCTCTGCACGAGGCAGAAAACACTCTGCAACTGCAAATCCAGCAAACATGGAGTCTGTGCATTCCTCAGAGCGTCACTCGCTGCTGCAGCTTGAAGCAGAACAAATCACTCGAGTTAGAGACCAAGAACCGACTCCTGCTGCGCTTCCTGTTAGCTACACTACGGTTATCTGCTGAGAGAATCAATAGCAGCAGATCCATTTTTAGcatgaaagagacaaaaacctGATCCTACATGTGACAAATGCTGCTCTGACCCTCTGAGAAATGCAGGAATACTTGCAGCTTGTGGCAGTTTGGTGTTAACTTTACAATCATTTGTTTGCCTGTGCCAATACcgaatattgtgtgtgtgttttactaaGCAAAGGACAGGAAGGTCATTGCTGGTTTGGTCTGAAGTAGTGCAGCTTTGCAGAGTTGCACAATCAAATCTGTTCAGCCTCGAGCTCCTTCACCTCTCACACAACAGTCAGTTTCTGCTGGTCATATGACCAAAAGCTTGAGAcggaaagggagggagagcgatggagagaaagacagaatttGAAGGGAGCAGCATACAGTCAGCAAGGGAGAGAAGAACAAAGTGGGAGAGGAGTAACATAACTCTCAATTTAGCTGGAGGAAGATTTACGGGGGACAGATCAGCTCAAGGAGGGAGTGAAAGAAGGGAAGCGAGAGTCATTAATACAGTGGGGCTACTCAGTTTTCCATAAAGGGCCATTGTGCTCGGATATGTCGGCCTGTCCTGCTCTCCTGATCAGGCTTTAAGGGGGTTAACAGTGAATGACTGTGTAAACACAGTGCGCAGAGCTTGGCTACTATATAAAGCATTGCTCAAGCCTGCAGGAACACTGTGAGAACACTGTGACACTAGTTATGTGCGGTTTGTTGATTTCTGCTCAGCTTCAAAACGTCTGTTTGCAGTCACGCAGATTTGCGGGGcttcattgataaaaaaaaaggcattttgaCTCAGAGTCCTTGATTCAGTTGCTGAATAAAAATTCAGTGGCGTTTATGGGAtgaaatttgtacttttcagacattagaaataaaaacaggaacattGTAACTTGCTTATTTTGGCATCAAGATTGTTTTTCATAAACCACAGGCCTGGCTTAGAGCAGAATTAATAAGAAGGAAcaagggaggcagagagggagagttaaCCATTTACAGACTGTTTCAGttggcagatggcagacagcaCTCTGTGGACACGTCAGTCAGCATACGTACAGCACACTGCAGGACGTGAGGACACTCTGGCTTAACCTTTGGCAAGATGTTGTCTGAAACTGCTGAGCTGTAATGACTGCACTactttttactgtgttttctaACAGCAGTGACACAACTTCTTCTGCCATGTCATCCTTCAGCTGCCCCGACAGCTGACTGGGGGGTCAAAGGTAGCTGATGTCAAATCCTTCATCAGAGAAGCACTCTGTTATTTAAGAGTCACAACAGTGTGTAACTGAGAGATCCCCATTATATTTTAGGAACGATACACAAGTTTAAAAAGTTCCTCTGAAGACATTTCATGGTGAAAAAGCTACACACTAACTACTGTAACCTAAAATAACACTTGTCCAACGCTGCCACAAACCCACCCCATCAGAAACACTACAATCACAGTGCGCTGCTAGACAAAGAAAATTCCTTTGTTATCTGTGGGAAAAAGTTGCCCATATGAAGGTTTGAGAACATGCTGAACAAACATGTCACTGACACGTGctctgcaacacaaaaacagttcTTGTTCAATGATCTTGTAGTTTAACACTCTGCAGTGTGTTAATTGACTGATTGTTTCAGCTTTGGCTCAATATTACTTCATAGGTGTTTCGTCCTCTTTTTTGATGATGAGTGAGGTTTTATTTTCCAGCGGGAGCTCACAGAGGGTATTCAGGTGCATCTGGAGCTGAAAGAATTATTCTAACGCTCAATTTGACTCTTGATGGATAAACATTTCCATAATCGATTCATGATTCAAGCGAAAATACATCAACAGCTGATGTTTTGGCTTCTCAGATTTTCTTTAGGTTTCCTTAAAGTGGGTTTTGGATTATTGGTCAGACCCCAGGGAAGATGTTGCATTAGGCTTTAATAAATTGTTTCAAAACTTTTAGTGGTTTTTGATGATTTAAAGAGCAAACAATTCATCAACTAATCAATGGGATGTTAGGCTCGGTTTAATTCGGCATTCGTTTAGGGCTactaacagttattttcattattcattattaacatGTGATTGTTTTTCAATCAATGGTTTGATCCATTAAATCCCAGAAAATAGATGAAAATGCTTGT from Pempheris klunzingeri isolate RE-2024b chromosome 13, fPemKlu1.hap1, whole genome shotgun sequence encodes:
- the keap1a gene encoding kelch-like ECH-associated protein 1A, with product MHCPMRKKRLTRGTDFSAIAVPSMHGSGYLDYTVETHASRSLKVMEEFRRQEMLCDLVLHVAYKDRTVDFKVHKVVLASCSPYFRAMFTSSFKECRASEVTLRDVCPQVVGRLIDFAYTSNITVGEKCVLHVLLAAMRYQMEDVAKACCDFLTNHLEPANVIGIARFAEEIGCTELHQQSREYINTHFNEVTKEDEFFSLSHCQLLDLISQDSLKVLCESEVYKACTDWVRWDMEGRAQYLHALLNAVHIYALPPKFLKNQLLSCPILSKANSCKDFLSKIFQDMTLRKLPPAPNRGTQLIYVAGGYQQHSLASMEAYDPRNNVWLKLADMGSPCSGLGACALFGLLYTVGGRNLSLQNNTESSVLCCYNPMTNQWSQRASLNIPRNRVGVGVVDGCIYAVGGSQGSTHHNTVERWDPESNRWSFVCPMTVARLGAGVAACGGALYVVGGFDGQHRWNTAEKYQPDTNTWHQLAPMSTIRSGLGLVCVNSYLYAIGGYDGRSQLCSVERYNISRNQWEPRASMQYCRSAHGVTVHQGCIFVLGGFNHHGFLSSVECYCPDRNEWTRITDMPVGRSGMGVAVTMEPCPGSLPQQEEDDDGAT